One part of the Lapillicoccus jejuensis genome encodes these proteins:
- a CDS encoding peptidoglycan DD-metalloendopeptidase family protein, producing MLLEPALLKVAAAVAGAALAAVGSAPPAPPGPSSSTVVDRSGTGALRSPSVAWRWPLAGTPPVVHAFVPPPGPYAPGHRGVDLGAAVGAVVLAPAAGTVTVAGRVAGVPVVVVAHAGGLRSTLQPVAATVPVGATVRAGDPVAVLSGDAGHCAPAGCLHWGVLRGTTYLDPSALLRPPRVVLLPWS from the coding sequence ATGCTGCTCGAGCCCGCCCTCCTCAAGGTCGCCGCCGCCGTCGCCGGGGCGGCGCTGGCCGCGGTCGGGTCGGCCCCGCCGGCGCCGCCGGGGCCTTCCTCGTCGACCGTCGTGGACCGGTCCGGCACCGGAGCACTGCGCTCCCCGTCCGTCGCGTGGAGGTGGCCGCTCGCGGGGACCCCGCCGGTGGTCCACGCCTTCGTGCCGCCGCCGGGCCCGTACGCGCCGGGCCACCGGGGGGTCGACCTCGGCGCGGCCGTCGGGGCGGTGGTGCTGGCGCCCGCCGCCGGCACGGTGACGGTGGCCGGCCGCGTCGCCGGGGTGCCCGTCGTCGTCGTGGCGCACGCCGGCGGCTTGCGCAGCACCCTGCAACCGGTGGCCGCGACGGTGCCGGTGGGCGCCACCGTGCGGGCCGGCGACCCCGTCGCGGTGCTGAGCGGGGACGCGGGTCACTGCGCGCCCGCCGGCTGCCTGCACTGGGGGGTGCTGCGCGGGACGACGTACCTCGACCCGTCGGCGCTGCTGCGGCCACCGCGGGTGGTCCTGCTGCCCTGGTCGTAG
- a CDS encoding pyridoxal phosphate-dependent aminotransferase: MPRGENPRMSPFGTTIFAEMSALAVRTGAINLGQGFPDTDGPRELLDAAVAAILGGRNQYPPGPGVPELLEAVAAHQRRFYGIELDPTREVLVTAGATEAIAAAVLGLCEPGDEVVTFEPYYDSYAATIALAGAERRTSVLRFPDFAVDEASLRAAFSPRTKVVLLNTPHNPTGKVFTRDELELVAELAHEHDTWVVTDEVYEHLLFDGAQHVPISTLPGMRERTLTIGSAGKTFSATGWKVGWLTGPAEAVAAARRVKQFLTYVASGPFQPAVATALGLPDATYDGLASRLQHGRDLLVAGLEAAGLTVSRPAATYFVIADAAPLGAVDALEFCRELPERCGVVGVPVSVFHDDVDAARTLVRFAFCKKDEVLAEAARRLATLG, encoded by the coding sequence ATGCCGCGCGGAGAGAACCCCCGGATGTCGCCCTTCGGGACGACGATCTTCGCCGAGATGTCGGCGCTGGCCGTGCGGACCGGGGCGATCAACCTCGGCCAGGGCTTCCCCGACACCGACGGCCCGCGCGAGCTGCTCGACGCGGCGGTGGCGGCCATCCTGGGCGGGCGCAACCAGTACCCGCCCGGCCCCGGGGTGCCCGAGCTGCTCGAGGCCGTGGCGGCGCACCAGAGGCGGTTCTACGGGATCGAGCTCGACCCCACCCGCGAGGTGCTCGTCACCGCCGGCGCGACCGAGGCCATCGCGGCGGCGGTCCTCGGGCTGTGCGAACCGGGCGACGAGGTCGTGACCTTCGAGCCGTACTACGACTCCTACGCGGCGACGATCGCCCTCGCCGGGGCGGAGCGCCGCACGTCGGTGCTGCGCTTCCCCGACTTCGCCGTCGACGAGGCCTCGCTGCGGGCGGCGTTCTCCCCGCGCACCAAGGTCGTCCTGCTCAACACCCCGCACAACCCGACGGGCAAGGTCTTCACCCGCGACGAGCTCGAGCTCGTCGCCGAGCTGGCCCACGAGCACGACACCTGGGTGGTCACCGACGAGGTGTACGAGCACCTGCTCTTCGACGGCGCGCAGCACGTGCCGATCTCGACGCTGCCGGGGATGCGCGAGCGCACCCTGACCATCGGCTCGGCCGGCAAGACCTTCTCGGCGACGGGCTGGAAGGTCGGCTGGCTCACCGGACCGGCCGAGGCGGTCGCCGCGGCACGACGCGTCAAGCAGTTCCTCACGTACGTCGCCTCCGGCCCCTTCCAGCCGGCCGTCGCCACCGCCCTCGGCCTTCCCGACGCGACGTACGACGGCCTGGCCTCCCGGCTGCAGCACGGCCGCGACCTGCTCGTCGCCGGGCTGGAGGCGGCCGGGCTGACCGTGTCCCGGCCGGCGGCGACGTACTTCGTCATCGCGGACGCGGCGCCGCTCGGGGCGGTCGACGCGCTCGAGTTCTGCCGGGAGCTGCCGGAGCGCTGCGGCGTCGTCGGGGTCCCGGTGTCGGTCTTCCACGACGACGTCGACGCGGCCCGCACGCTCGTGCGCTTCGCGTTCTGCAAGAAGGACGAGGTGCTCGCCGAGGCGGCCCGGAGGCTCGCGACCCTGGGCTGA
- a CDS encoding DUF6541 family protein: MHAWWPVAPLFGVLVAITLVPGLLMAYALRLRGLVAWGLAPALGLTVLGVAPVLARFWGVTWSRGAFAAGAAAFVVLAWFLGLCLRLWWQAARRPRPPKARRDGTATLATAAVAVVLGSAATLWAVLPAIGSPDELVDSTDVVAHLNRLRAFLDSGSFSSIGPPSSYPSGFHDLAGTAQILLPGTGIIGLGNVTAVTAAAVFWPLGCVALARQTLGRRPVVLLGAGLASAALTTFPFVLMGWGVLWPNLLGTAILPGVLGPAFIVTRVVRGPGTGAVTVDRTGLTAATLLALPGLLLAHPNAFVSLVMLVGVGVLASLLVRGTSTTGPVRRRALGGAAALAVVAVAGLLLVPRLSRQVADTQSYDWSGGVPVTTALQEVTLLGLQVHPQFPLALLTLVGLLVCSRMRRLRWLVAVWAFCVLLFVLAATSRTALGVLLTGYWYNDKVRLASLAAVPTVLLVTVALAWLARLVARALAAVGPPGPARPPAGGGAPTAATGRRTASWGSPARLRRTTATTGVLVLLVAATGALAHTETSELVHRYYHPPEADHTLLLPAEDAQLARLASVIPPDAVVADVPANGSGLLYALHGRKLLFTSLLLDPDPDRQVVAERLDQATSDPAVCDSARRLGVRYAITGSVRYWLSLDDRTLGISRITAATPGFTRVAQEGRYTLWRIDACGFDAEASGDDVPQAATQP, from the coding sequence ATGCATGCGTGGTGGCCGGTGGCGCCGCTCTTCGGCGTCCTGGTCGCCATCACCCTCGTCCCGGGCCTGCTCATGGCCTACGCCCTGCGCCTGCGCGGGCTCGTCGCCTGGGGCCTCGCGCCGGCCCTCGGGCTCACCGTGCTCGGCGTGGCGCCGGTCCTCGCGCGGTTCTGGGGGGTGACCTGGTCGCGCGGCGCGTTCGCGGCGGGGGCCGCGGCCTTCGTCGTCCTCGCGTGGTTCCTCGGGCTGTGCCTGCGGCTGTGGTGGCAGGCCGCCCGTCGTCCGCGCCCGCCCAAGGCGCGCCGCGACGGGACCGCGACGCTGGCGACCGCCGCGGTGGCGGTGGTGCTCGGGTCGGCGGCGACGCTGTGGGCGGTGCTGCCGGCCATCGGCTCCCCGGACGAGCTCGTCGACTCCACCGACGTCGTCGCCCACCTCAACCGGCTGCGCGCCTTCCTCGACAGCGGGTCGTTCTCCTCGATCGGCCCGCCGAGCAGCTACCCCAGCGGGTTCCACGACCTGGCCGGCACCGCGCAGATCCTGCTGCCCGGCACCGGCATCATCGGGCTCGGCAACGTCACCGCCGTCACCGCCGCCGCGGTGTTCTGGCCGCTGGGGTGCGTCGCGCTCGCCCGCCAGACCCTCGGCCGCCGCCCGGTCGTCCTGCTCGGCGCCGGCCTCGCGTCCGCCGCGCTGACGACGTTCCCCTTCGTGCTGATGGGTTGGGGCGTGCTGTGGCCCAACCTGCTCGGGACGGCGATCCTGCCCGGGGTGCTCGGCCCGGCGTTCATCGTCACCCGGGTCGTGCGCGGGCCGGGCACGGGGGCGGTCACCGTCGACCGGACCGGGCTGACCGCGGCCACCCTGCTGGCCCTGCCCGGACTGCTCCTGGCCCACCCCAACGCCTTCGTCTCGCTCGTCATGCTCGTCGGGGTCGGCGTCCTCGCCTCGCTCCTCGTGCGGGGCACGAGCACCACCGGGCCCGTACGGCGCCGCGCCCTCGGCGGCGCCGCGGCCCTGGCCGTCGTCGCCGTGGCCGGGCTGCTGCTCGTCCCCCGCCTCTCGCGCCAGGTCGCCGACACGCAGAGCTACGACTGGTCGGGCGGGGTCCCCGTGACGACGGCGCTGCAGGAGGTGACGCTGCTCGGGCTGCAGGTGCACCCGCAGTTCCCCCTCGCCCTGCTCACCCTCGTCGGGCTGCTCGTCTGCTCGCGGATGCGGCGGCTGCGCTGGCTCGTCGCCGTCTGGGCCTTCTGCGTGCTGCTCTTCGTCCTCGCCGCCACGAGCCGGACGGCGCTCGGGGTCCTGCTCACCGGCTACTGGTACAACGACAAGGTCCGACTCGCCTCGCTCGCCGCGGTGCCGACCGTCCTGCTCGTCACGGTCGCCCTGGCCTGGCTCGCCCGGCTGGTGGCCCGCGCCCTCGCCGCGGTCGGACCGCCCGGGCCGGCGCGGCCGCCCGCCGGTGGCGGGGCGCCCACCGCGGCCACGGGTCGCCGTACGGCGTCGTGGGGGTCACCGGCCCGGCTGCGCCGCACGACGGCGACCACCGGCGTGCTCGTGCTGCTCGTCGCGGCCACCGGCGCGCTGGCGCACACCGAGACCTCCGAGCTCGTGCACCGCTACTACCACCCGCCCGAGGCCGACCACACGCTGCTGCTGCCGGCCGAGGACGCGCAGCTCGCCCGGCTGGCCAGCGTCATCCCGCCGGACGCCGTCGTCGCCGACGTGCCCGCCAACGGCAGCGGCCTGCTCTACGCGCTGCACGGGCGCAAGCTGCTCTTCACCTCGCTGCTGCTCGACCCGGACCCCGACCGGCAGGTCGTCGCCGAGCGGCTCGACCAGGCGACGAGCGACCCCGCGGTGTGCGACTCCGCCCGGCGGCTGGGCGTGCGCTACGCCATCACCGGGTCGGTCCGCTACTGGCTCAGCCTCGACGACCGCACGCTGGGGATCAGCCGGATCACCGCGGCGACCCCCGGCTTCACGCGCGTCGCGCAGGAGGGTCGCTACACGCTGTGGCGGATCGACGCCTGCGGCTTCGACGCCGAGGCCTCCGGCGACGACGTCCCGCAGGCCGCGACGCAGCCCTGA
- the rpsB gene encoding 30S ribosomal protein S2: MAVVTMRQLLESGVHFGHQTRRWNPKMKRFIMTERNGIYIIDLQQSLTYINNAFEFVKETVAHGGTILFVGTKKQAQEPIAEQATRVGMPYVNHRWLGGMLTNFQTISKRLTRLKELEEIDFDDVAGSGRTKKELLILQREKDKLEKTLGGIRTMARVPSAVWIVDTKKEHLAVDEARKLGVPVIAILDTNCDPDEVDYKIPGNDDAIRSVTLLTRVVADAVAEGLVARAGGGSSETGAEEPLAEWERELYADAAATEAPATEAPTADAAPAEAAAEAPTAEEAPAAEAPVAEDQTSNA; the protein is encoded by the coding sequence ATGGCCGTCGTCACCATGCGCCAGCTCCTCGAGAGCGGCGTCCACTTCGGGCACCAGACCCGTCGCTGGAACCCCAAGATGAAGCGCTTCATCATGACGGAGCGCAACGGCATCTACATCATCGACCTGCAGCAGTCGCTGACGTACATCAACAACGCCTTCGAGTTCGTCAAGGAGACCGTCGCCCACGGCGGCACCATCCTCTTCGTCGGCACGAAGAAGCAGGCCCAGGAGCCGATCGCCGAGCAGGCGACGCGCGTCGGGATGCCGTACGTCAACCACCGCTGGCTCGGTGGCATGCTCACCAACTTCCAGACGATCTCCAAGCGCCTCACGCGCCTCAAGGAGCTCGAGGAGATCGACTTCGACGACGTCGCCGGCTCGGGCCGCACGAAGAAGGAGCTCCTCATCCTCCAGCGCGAGAAGGACAAGCTGGAGAAGACCCTCGGTGGCATCCGCACGATGGCCCGCGTGCCCTCGGCCGTGTGGATCGTCGACACCAAGAAGGAGCACCTCGCCGTCGACGAGGCGCGCAAGCTGGGCGTCCCGGTCATCGCGATCCTCGACACCAACTGCGACCCCGACGAGGTCGACTACAAGATCCCGGGCAACGACGACGCGATCCGCTCCGTCACGCTGCTGACCCGCGTCGTCGCCGACGCCGTCGCCGAGGGCCTCGTGGCCCGCGCCGGTGGCGGCTCGTCCGAGACCGGTGCCGAGGAGCCCCTCGCCGAGTGGGAGCGCGAGCTGTACGCCGACGCCGCCGCCACCGAGGCGCCCGCCACCGAGGCGCCCACCGCCGACGCCGCTCCGGCCGAGGCCGCCGCCGAGGCGCCCACCGCCGAGGAGGCGCCGGCCGCCGAGGCCCCCGTGGCCGAGGACCAGACCAGCAACGCCTGA
- the tsf gene encoding translation elongation factor Ts, which translates to MANYTAADIKALREKTGAGMLDVKKALDEADGDQAKAIEVLRIKGLKGVSKREGRTTSNGLVVAKAEGGVGTLVEILCETDFVAKSAPFVALSDQVLAQAVAVKAASAEELLASTLEDGRTVQELLDEANATIGEKIEIKRVARLEAPTVVSYLHKTNPDLPAQIGVLVATQGGDEQVARDVAMHVAAFSPTVLHRDEVPAETVENERRVAEATAKEEGKPEAALPKIVEGRVNGFFKENVLLEQAFAKDQKKSVAQVLKEAGCEASGFVRFRVGA; encoded by the coding sequence ATGGCGAACTACACCGCCGCTGACATCAAGGCGCTCCGGGAGAAGACCGGCGCCGGCATGCTCGACGTCAAGAAGGCCCTCGACGAGGCCGACGGCGACCAGGCCAAGGCCATCGAGGTCCTGCGCATCAAGGGCCTCAAGGGCGTGAGCAAGCGCGAGGGCCGCACGACCTCCAACGGTCTGGTCGTCGCCAAGGCCGAGGGCGGCGTCGGCACCCTCGTCGAGATCCTCTGCGAGACCGACTTCGTCGCGAAGTCGGCCCCGTTCGTGGCGCTGTCCGACCAGGTCCTCGCCCAGGCCGTGGCCGTCAAGGCCGCGTCCGCCGAGGAGCTGCTCGCCAGCACCCTCGAGGACGGCCGCACCGTCCAGGAGCTGCTCGACGAGGCCAACGCCACCATCGGCGAGAAGATCGAGATCAAGCGCGTCGCCCGCCTCGAGGCGCCGACCGTCGTCTCGTACCTGCACAAGACCAACCCCGACCTGCCCGCGCAGATCGGTGTCCTCGTCGCCACCCAGGGTGGGGACGAGCAGGTCGCCCGCGACGTCGCCATGCACGTCGCCGCGTTCAGCCCCACGGTCCTGCACCGCGACGAGGTCCCGGCCGAGACGGTCGAGAACGAGCGTCGCGTCGCCGAGGCCACGGCGAAGGAGGAGGGCAAGCCGGAGGCCGCCCTGCCGAAGATCGTCGAGGGTCGTGTCAACGGCTTCTTCAAGGAGAACGTCCTGCTCGAGCAGGCCTTCGCCAAGGACCAGAAGAAGTCCGTCGCGCAGGTGCTCAAGGAGGCCGGCTGCGAGGCGAGCGGGTTCGTCCGCTTCCGCGTCGGCGCCTGA
- a CDS encoding phosphoribosyltransferase, with amino-acid sequence MSTSEATDAADREVLTYELFGQAVRDIAQAVVDDGFRPDMVLSIARGGLLIGGALGYALDLKNTFVMNVEFYTGVDQRLEMPRILPPVPDFVDLADAKVLVADDVADTGATLLSVQEFVAGRVGEVRTAVIYEKPRSLVRCDYVWRRTDRWINFPWSTLPPVTART; translated from the coding sequence ATGAGCACGAGCGAGGCCACCGACGCCGCGGACCGCGAGGTCCTCACCTACGAGCTGTTCGGTCAGGCCGTCCGCGACATCGCCCAGGCCGTCGTCGACGACGGGTTCCGACCCGACATGGTCCTGTCGATCGCCCGCGGCGGGCTGCTCATCGGCGGCGCGCTGGGCTACGCGCTGGACCTCAAGAACACGTTCGTCATGAACGTCGAGTTCTACACCGGGGTGGACCAGCGCCTCGAGATGCCGCGGATCCTGCCGCCGGTGCCCGACTTCGTCGACCTCGCCGACGCCAAGGTCCTCGTCGCCGACGACGTCGCCGACACCGGCGCGACGCTGCTCTCGGTGCAGGAGTTCGTCGCCGGCCGGGTCGGCGAGGTCCGCACCGCCGTGATCTACGAGAAGCCGCGCTCGCTCGTGAGGTGCGACTACGTCTGGCGCCGCACCGACCGCTGGATCAACTTCCCGTGGAGCACGCTGCCGCCGGTCACGGCGCGCACCTGA
- a CDS encoding alkaline phosphatase family protein, translated as MRSTTLRGLSAATGALVAGALAVPAASAGPSHRPAPGAHRPQQHVLLLSVDGLHQSDLSWYAATHPTSAFASLLRGGVDYDRASTPAPSDSFPGMVGQVTGGNPRSTGIYYDVTWNRALLSAGTTQCTGVAPGAPVAYDESVDKDPSRLDAGQGLAGLPASILSMTVQPRDVIDTAELPVDPATCTPVLPHQYLEVNTLFEVAHRAGLRTAWSDKHAAYEILDGPSGHGVDDFFTPEINSDAPAGGDWTTDNAATQQYDAYKVKAVLNEIDGYDHSRTSKVGTPAVFGMNFQSVSTAQKLPTSGGRAGGYLPGGTVPGPVLSSALSFVDASVGSMVRQLRGDGLASSTTIVLSAKHGQSPTDPTALTRIDDGAIIDAINADWAVSHPSETRLVTFSADDDSMLLWLSDRSPAATRFVQQWLLSHPATGSTISLTSRTVPASGLTKVYAGADAASYYGVSVDEPRHPDVVGVAQDGVVYTGGTKKIAEHGGMNAQDRHVPIVVARASSVGLGSSRGSVVASPVETTQIAPTILALLGLDPRALQAVRLEHTAVLPGALR; from the coding sequence ATGCGCAGCACCACCCTCCGCGGGCTCTCCGCGGCCACCGGCGCGCTCGTCGCCGGCGCGCTCGCCGTGCCCGCGGCCAGCGCCGGCCCGTCGCACCGCCCCGCACCCGGCGCCCACCGCCCGCAGCAGCACGTCCTGCTGCTCTCGGTGGACGGCCTGCACCAGAGCGACCTGTCCTGGTACGCCGCGACCCACCCCACGTCCGCGTTCGCCTCCCTGCTGCGCGGCGGCGTCGACTACGACCGGGCCTCGACGCCCGCGCCGTCGGACTCCTTCCCCGGCATGGTCGGACAGGTGACCGGCGGGAACCCGCGCTCGACCGGCATCTACTACGACGTCACGTGGAACCGCGCGCTGCTGTCCGCCGGGACGACGCAGTGCACCGGGGTCGCCCCCGGCGCCCCGGTCGCGTACGACGAGTCGGTCGACAAGGACCCGAGCCGGCTCGACGCCGGGCAGGGCCTCGCCGGGCTGCCGGCGTCCATCCTCTCGATGACCGTCCAGCCCCGCGACGTCATCGACACCGCCGAGCTGCCCGTCGACCCCGCGACCTGCACGCCGGTGCTGCCCCACCAGTACCTCGAGGTCAACACCCTCTTCGAGGTCGCCCACCGGGCCGGCCTGCGCACCGCCTGGTCCGACAAGCACGCGGCCTACGAGATCCTCGACGGCCCCTCCGGGCACGGCGTCGACGACTTCTTCACCCCGGAGATCAACTCCGACGCGCCCGCCGGCGGCGACTGGACGACCGACAACGCCGCCACGCAGCAGTACGACGCCTACAAGGTAAAGGCCGTGCTCAACGAGATCGACGGCTACGACCACTCGCGCACGAGCAAGGTCGGCACCCCCGCCGTCTTCGGCATGAACTTCCAGTCGGTCTCGACCGCCCAGAAGCTGCCGACCTCCGGCGGCCGGGCGGGCGGCTACCTGCCCGGCGGCACCGTCCCGGGACCGGTCCTGTCGTCGGCCCTCTCCTTCGTCGACGCGTCGGTGGGCTCGATGGTCCGGCAGCTGCGCGGGGACGGTCTCGCGTCGAGCACGACGATCGTCCTGTCCGCCAAGCACGGTCAGTCGCCCACCGACCCGACCGCGTTGACCCGCATCGACGACGGCGCGATCATCGACGCGATCAACGCCGACTGGGCCGTGTCGCACCCGAGCGAGACCCGGCTGGTGACCTTCTCCGCCGACGACGACAGCATGCTGCTGTGGCTGAGTGACCGGTCGCCGGCCGCCACCCGCTTCGTCCAGCAGTGGCTGCTCAGCCACCCCGCCACCGGCAGCACCATCTCGCTGACCAGTCGGACGGTGCCCGCCTCGGGTCTGACGAAGGTCTACGCCGGCGCCGACGCGGCGTCGTACTACGGGGTGTCGGTGGACGAGCCGCGTCACCCCGACGTCGTCGGCGTCGCGCAGGACGGCGTCGTCTACACCGGCGGCACGAAGAAGATCGCCGAGCACGGCGGGATGAACGCGCAGGACCGGCACGTCCCGATCGTCGTCGCCCGCGCCTCGTCCGTCGGTCTCGGGAGCTCGCGCGGCTCGGTGGTCGCGAGCCCGGTCGAGACGACCCAGATCGCCCCGACGATCCTCGCCCTCCTCGGCCTCGACCCGCGCGCCCTGCAGGCCGTGCGGCTCGAGCACACCGCGGTGCTGCCCGGCGCGCTGCGCTGA
- a CDS encoding aldo/keto reductase, which translates to MEYRRLGRLGHESSVLLYGAAALSGVDQQTADRSVQEALDAGINHLDVAASYGDAELRLGPWIPRIRDKVFLASKTGDRTRDEAWASINRSLERLQTDRLDLIQLHAVGDLEELDKVTGPGGALEAAVRAQEEGLVGAVGITGHGTQAAATHLEGLRRYPFATVLTPLNPVLWREESFRDAWAALVDEVRRQDAGLMTIKTVARRNWPERADGERRGGYDTWYEPYDDAGRIRAATSWVLAHEEVTGLATAGDVRLLHHLVAAEADRMDPVDAEAALQDDAEYSSPFLHSI; encoded by the coding sequence ATGGAGTACCGCCGCCTCGGACGGCTCGGCCACGAGAGCAGCGTGCTGCTGTACGGCGCCGCGGCCCTGTCCGGTGTCGACCAGCAGACCGCCGACCGCTCGGTCCAGGAGGCGCTCGACGCGGGGATCAACCACCTCGACGTCGCGGCGTCGTACGGCGACGCGGAGCTGCGCCTGGGGCCGTGGATCCCGCGGATCCGCGACAAGGTCTTCCTCGCCAGCAAGACCGGCGACCGCACCCGCGACGAGGCGTGGGCGAGCATCAACCGCTCGCTCGAGCGGCTGCAGACCGACCGGCTCGACCTCATCCAGCTGCACGCGGTCGGCGACCTCGAGGAGCTCGACAAGGTGACCGGACCCGGTGGGGCGCTCGAGGCCGCCGTACGGGCGCAGGAGGAGGGCCTCGTCGGCGCGGTCGGCATCACCGGCCACGGCACCCAGGCGGCCGCGACCCACCTCGAGGGGTTGCGGCGCTACCCCTTCGCGACCGTCCTCACCCCGCTCAACCCCGTGCTGTGGCGCGAGGAGTCGTTCCGCGACGCCTGGGCTGCGCTCGTCGACGAGGTGAGGCGCCAGGACGCCGGCCTCATGACGATCAAGACCGTGGCCCGGCGCAACTGGCCGGAGCGCGCGGACGGCGAGCGCCGCGGCGGCTACGACACCTGGTACGAGCCGTACGACGACGCCGGGCGCATCCGCGCCGCGACGTCCTGGGTGCTCGCGCACGAGGAGGTCACCGGCCTCGCGACCGCCGGCGACGTGCGGCTGCTGCACCACCTCGTCGCCGCCGAGGCCGACCGGATGGACCCGGTCGACGCCGAGGCCGCGCTCCAGGACGACGCCGAGTACTCCTCGCCCTTCCTGCACTCCATCTGA
- the mftD gene encoding pre-mycofactocin synthase MftD (MftD, an enzyme found in the mycofactocin biosynthesis locus, performs an oxidative deamination of 3-amino-5-[(p-hydroxyphenyl)methyl]-4,4-dimethyl-2-pyrrolidinone (AHDP). The resulting compound, now called pre-mycofactocin (PMFT), is a biologically active redox cofactor that can oxidize the non-exchangeable NADH of TIGR03971 family SDR-type oxidoreductases.), with amino-acid sequence MAKNLWMETVAEAQRRARRRLPASVYSALLAGSEKGVTYEDNMNAFGEVGFAPHVAGLVAERDQATTVMGQPISFPVIISPTGVQAVHPEGEVAVARAAAARGTAIGLSSFASRSVEDVVAANPQTFFQLYWMGSRDVMEARMARARAAGAVGLIATLDWTFSYGRDWGSPKIPEKLDLKAMLGFAHEGLLRPKWLLDYVRSGALPDLTTPNLTDGGRPAPTFFGAYGEWMTTPPPTWEDIAWMRETWGGPFMLKGISRHDDARRAVDAGVTAISVSNHGGNNLDTTPATIRLLPGIVEAVGDDVEVLLDGGVRRGSDVVKAVALGARAVMIGRAYLWGLAANGQPGVENVLDILRRGVDSCLLGLGHGSIHDLTPDDVVVPDGFRRELGTGARSRSRT; translated from the coding sequence ATGGCCAAGAACCTGTGGATGGAGACCGTCGCCGAGGCGCAGCGCCGTGCCCGACGCCGCCTGCCCGCGTCGGTCTACAGCGCGCTGCTGGCGGGCTCCGAGAAGGGGGTGACCTACGAGGACAACATGAACGCGTTCGGCGAGGTGGGGTTCGCGCCGCACGTCGCCGGGCTGGTGGCCGAGCGGGACCAGGCGACGACGGTCATGGGCCAGCCGATCTCCTTCCCGGTCATCATCTCGCCGACCGGCGTGCAGGCCGTGCACCCCGAGGGCGAGGTCGCCGTGGCCCGCGCGGCCGCGGCGCGCGGGACGGCGATCGGGCTGTCGTCGTTCGCGTCCCGGTCGGTCGAGGACGTCGTCGCCGCCAACCCGCAGACGTTCTTCCAGCTGTACTGGATGGGTTCCCGGGACGTGATGGAGGCGCGGATGGCGCGGGCCCGGGCCGCCGGAGCGGTGGGGCTCATCGCGACGCTCGACTGGACGTTCTCCTACGGCCGTGACTGGGGCAGCCCGAAGATCCCGGAGAAGCTCGATCTCAAGGCGATGCTCGGGTTCGCGCACGAGGGGCTGCTTCGCCCGAAGTGGCTGCTCGACTACGTGCGCAGCGGCGCGCTGCCCGACCTCACGACCCCCAACCTCACCGACGGCGGGCGCCCGGCGCCGACCTTCTTCGGCGCGTACGGCGAGTGGATGACCACCCCGCCGCCCACGTGGGAGGACATCGCGTGGATGCGCGAGACCTGGGGCGGGCCGTTCATGCTCAAGGGCATCTCGCGGCACGACGACGCCCGTCGCGCCGTCGACGCCGGGGTCACGGCGATCTCGGTGTCGAACCACGGCGGCAACAACCTCGACACGACGCCGGCGACGATCCGGCTGCTGCCGGGCATCGTCGAGGCCGTCGGCGACGACGTCGAGGTGCTGCTCGACGGGGGCGTGCGGCGCGGGTCCGACGTCGTCAAGGCCGTCGCCCTCGGCGCCCGCGCGGTGATGATCGGCCGCGCCTACCTGTGGGGCCTCGCGGCCAACGGCCAGCCGGGCGTCGAGAACGTCCTCGACATCCTGCGGCGCGGGGTCGACTCGTGCCTGCTCGGGCTCGGGCACGGGTCGATCCACGACCTCACCCCGGACGACGTCGTCGTGCCGGACGGGTTCCGGCGCGAGCTCGGCACGGGCGCGCGGTCGCGCAGCCGCACCTAG